The following coding sequences lie in one Apium graveolens cultivar Ventura chromosome 1, ASM990537v1, whole genome shotgun sequence genomic window:
- the LOC141708331 gene encoding uncharacterized protein LOC141708331 gives MIREENRKQKLDYFVSQVLKDAYTRYPRLEKFAFALVTTFRKLRHYFQGREIRVITNQPLRKIIHKPDVSGRLVNWPVELSQFNLSFIPRITIKAQALADFIIECNFPEDEPRPMSIDPESSNDNNPGAWALKVDVSSTNERSGEGLILKSPEGFTIQTAISFGFAATNNLAEYEALIAGLKLAKTLKIQDLKIYSDSKIVVKQTNSEYIAKDSVLAKYQALVQPTLP, from the coding sequence ATGATAAGGGAAGAGAATAGAAAACAGAAACTAGATTACTTTGTGAGCCAAGTACTAAAAGACGCGTATACCCGATACCCAAGGCTAGAAAAATTTGCTTTTGCCTTGGTCACAACATTCAGAAAgctcagacactacttccagggaagggagatCCGGGTTATAACTAACCAACCCTTgaggaagataatacacaagccagatgtctcagGAAGGTTGGTAAATTGGCCAGTTGAGCTAAGCCAATTCAACTTGAGTTTCATCCCAAGAATAACAATCAAAGCCCAGGCGTTGGCCGACTTCATAATAGAATGCAACTTCCCGGAAGACGAGCCTAGGCCCATGAGCATTGACCCAGAGAGCAGCAATGACAATAACCCGGGagcctgggctctcaaagttgatgTATCCTCAACAAATGAAAGGTCAGGAGAAGGGCTCATTCTAAAGAGCCCAGAAGGCTTCACAATTCAAACTGCCATCTCCTTTGGCTTTGCTGCAACCAACAACCTGGCggagtatgaagccctgatagcagGGTTGAAGCTAGCAAAAACCCTCAAGATCCAGGACCTCAAAATCTACAGTGACTCTAAGATCGTAGTAAAGCAGACAAACAgcgagtacatagccaaggaCTCAGTTCTAGCCAAGTACCAGGCTCTAGTCCAACCTACCTTGCCTTGA